The proteins below are encoded in one region of Drosophila santomea strain STO CAGO 1482 chromosome 2R, Prin_Dsan_1.1, whole genome shotgun sequence:
- the LOC120446478 gene encoding fibrinogen C domain-containing protein 1, with product MKPICFALCVFSLGLFYLASAEIGENVEIQPYKKYSSSCKELNPKKSGVQKIQVGSDVIEVYCDVTIAGKGWLVVQRRVSVEENFFRNWTSYQTGFGDLKGNFFIGLNNLNKISSLQAQELYIELVDFAGEKRYAHYSVFHVGNVYSNYPITQLGAYSGTAGDSLSYHLYQPFSTFDRDNDNATINCAARYMGAWWYRECLASNLNGAYLAGNHTDPAVFGSGIVWGEWKGFTYSYKTVNIMVRPK from the exons ATGAAACCCATTTGCTTCGCACTCTGCGTCTTTTCGCTGGGTCTTTTCTATTTGGCCAGTGCTGAGATCGGTGAAAATGTGGAGATCCAACCGTACAAGAAGTACTCTTCCTCCTGCAAGGAGCTGAACCCCAAGAAGAGCGGTGTCCAGAAGATCCAAGTGGGTTCCGATGTAATCGAAGTGTACTGCGATGTGACAATCGCCGGAAAGGGCTGGTTGGTCGTCCAGCGAAGAGTCAGTGTGGAGGAGAACTTCTTCCGCAATTGGACCTCTTATCAGACGGGTTTCGGTGACCTAAAGGGTAACTTCTTCATCGGTTTGAATAATCTGAACAAGATTTCGTCCCTGCAAGCCCAAGAGTTGTACATTGAGTTGGTGGACTTTGCTGGTGAGAAGCGGTATGCCCACTACAGTGTGTTTCACGTGGGCAACGTGTACAGTAACTACCCGATAACACAGCTGGGCGCGTACAGTGGAACCGCCGGAGACAGTCTGAGCTATCATTTGTACCAGCCTTTCAGTACCTTCGATAGAGATAACGACAATGCCACCATCAACTGTGCTGCCAGATACATGGGAGCTTGGTGGTACAGGGAATGTCTGGCCAG CAATCTAAACGGTGCCTATCTGGCTGGAAACCACACCGATCCCGCCGTGTTTGGCTCTGGAATCGTTTGGGGCGAGTGGAAGGGCTTCACATACAGCTACAAAACTGTTAACATTATGGTGCGACCAAAATAA